A genomic segment from Glycine soja cultivar W05 chromosome 18, ASM419377v2, whole genome shotgun sequence encodes:
- the LOC114397512 gene encoding lipid phosphate phosphatase 2-like isoform X1, whose protein sequence is MASWWDLRPFFRFQSVRTRFQDLSSRRMGISAVTGAHFSSINFPLIDTKNEEEFRTREVQLGSHTVSSHGYAVARTHKHDWLILLLLVLIVISLYIIHPFHRFVGKDMMTDLKYPLKSNTVPAWAIPIYAILLPIVIFLGVYIRRRDVYDLHHAVLGLLFSVLITAVFTEAIKNAVGRPRPDFFWRCFPDGKDVYDKWGDVICHGDQKVIKEGYKSFPSGHTSGSFSGLGFLSLYLSGKIKAFDRKGHVAKLCIVFLPLLVASLVGISRVDDYWHHWQDVFAGGLLGLTVATFCYLQFFPPPYHSEGWGPYAYFRMLEESRGMTQVPSVQNSGQAQLAEAQAESQEEQGFHGCMGLTLSRDHNAALNDFESGRG, encoded by the exons ATGGCTTCTTGGTGGGATTTAAGACCCTTCTTTCGTTTTCAATCTGTTAGGACCCGATTTCAG GATTTATCAAGCAGGAGGATGGGGATCTCTGCTGTTACTGGTGCtcacttttcatccattaaTTTTCCATTGATAGACACAAAGAATGAAGAG GAATTCAGGACGAGGGAAGTCCAACTTGGTTCACATACTGTGAGTTCTCATGGATATGCAGTTGCAAGAACACACAAACATGATTGGCTCATTCTCTTGCTCCTCGTGTTGATTGTTATCAGCCTGTACATTATCCATCCTTTCCATCGCTTTGTTGGGAAGGATATGATGACTGATCTCAAATATCCACTGAAGAGTAATACAGTTCCTGCCTGGGCTATTCCT ATATATGCAATTTTATTGCCCATAGTGATCTTTCTTGGTGTCTACATCCGAAGGAGAGACGTCTATGATCTTCATCATGCTGTGCTGG GTTTATTGTTCTCCGTTTTAATAACAGCAGTATTTACTGAGGCAATAAAAAATGCAGTAGGTCGACCTCGACCAGACTTCTTCTGGCGATGTTTTCCAGATGGAAAGGAT GTTTATGATAAATGGGGAGATGTCATTTGTCATGGTGACCAAAAGGTCATAAAGGAAGGATACAAGAGTTTCCCAAGCGGTCATACTTCAG GGTCATTTTCTGGTCTGGGTTTTTTATCATTGTACTTATctggaaaaataaaagcatttgaTCGCAAAGGTCATGTTGCAAAACTTTGCATTGTTTTTCTACCACTACTTGTTGCATCACTTGTTGGCATTTCTCGAGTTGATGACTACTGGCACCACTGGCAAGACGTGTTTGCGGGAGGTCTTTTAG GGCTTACAGTGGCTACATTTTGCTATTTGCAGTTTTTTCCTCCTCCTTATCATTCTGAAG GCTGGGGTCCTTATGCGTATTTTAGGATGTTGGAAGAATCTCGTGGTATGACCCAAGTTCCTAGTGTTCAAAATTCTGGTCAAGCGCAGTTAGCAGAGGCTCAGGCTGAGAGCCAAGAGGAACAAGGTTTCCATGGGTGTATGGGGTTAACTTTATCACGGGATCATAATGCAGCATTGAATGACTTTGAATCTGGGAGGGGATAA
- the LOC114397450 gene encoding keratin-associated protein 21-1-like: METKADADSFWTWNANNDQKQFSVTKFLGNNKPPKPQTSVLGPGFGAGIGCGAGIGLGLVGGFGYGGWPFNHMHFVFGLGIGCGVGVGFGFGQGIGYDFNFRTRKSRKSKKNFSDPQKTIVIQI; encoded by the coding sequence ATGGAAACCAAAGCTGATGCTGACTCTTTCTGGACCTGGAATGCCAACAACGACCAAAAACAATTCTCGGTTACCAAGTTCCTGGGAAACAACAAACCCCCCAAACCTCAAACATCAGTGTTGGGTCCTGGCTTCGGAGCGGGCATCGGTTGCGGCGCCGGAATAGGTTTAGGTTTGGTTGGTGGCTTCGGCTACGGAGGCTGGCCCTTCAACCACATGCACTTCGTTTTTGGTCTCGGAATTGGTTGTGGTGTCGGTGTTGGCTTCGGCTTCGGCCAAGGCATTGGATACGATTTTAATTTCCGGACCCGTAAGTCTAGAAAATCTAAGAAAAATTTCTCAGATCCCCAGAAAACAATTGTTATTCAGATATGA
- the LOC114397512 gene encoding lipid phosphate phosphatase 2-like isoform X3 — MASWWDLRPFFRFQSVRTRFQEFRTREVQLGSHTVSSHGYAVARTHKHDWLILLLLVLIVISLYIIHPFHRFVGKDMMTDLKYPLKSNTVPAWAIPIYAILLPIVIFLGVYIRRRDVYDLHHAVLGLLFSVLITAVFTEAIKNAVGRPRPDFFWRCFPDGKDVYDKWGDVICHGDQKVIKEGYKSFPSGHTSGSFSGLGFLSLYLSGKIKAFDRKGHVAKLCIVFLPLLVASLVGISRVDDYWHHWQDVFAGGLLGLTVATFCYLQFFPPPYHSEGWGPYAYFRMLEESRGMTQVPSVQNSGQAQLAEAQAESQEEQGFHGCMGLTLSRDHNAALNDFESGRG; from the exons ATGGCTTCTTGGTGGGATTTAAGACCCTTCTTTCGTTTTCAATCTGTTAGGACCCGATTTCAG GAATTCAGGACGAGGGAAGTCCAACTTGGTTCACATACTGTGAGTTCTCATGGATATGCAGTTGCAAGAACACACAAACATGATTGGCTCATTCTCTTGCTCCTCGTGTTGATTGTTATCAGCCTGTACATTATCCATCCTTTCCATCGCTTTGTTGGGAAGGATATGATGACTGATCTCAAATATCCACTGAAGAGTAATACAGTTCCTGCCTGGGCTATTCCT ATATATGCAATTTTATTGCCCATAGTGATCTTTCTTGGTGTCTACATCCGAAGGAGAGACGTCTATGATCTTCATCATGCTGTGCTGG GTTTATTGTTCTCCGTTTTAATAACAGCAGTATTTACTGAGGCAATAAAAAATGCAGTAGGTCGACCTCGACCAGACTTCTTCTGGCGATGTTTTCCAGATGGAAAGGAT GTTTATGATAAATGGGGAGATGTCATTTGTCATGGTGACCAAAAGGTCATAAAGGAAGGATACAAGAGTTTCCCAAGCGGTCATACTTCAG GGTCATTTTCTGGTCTGGGTTTTTTATCATTGTACTTATctggaaaaataaaagcatttgaTCGCAAAGGTCATGTTGCAAAACTTTGCATTGTTTTTCTACCACTACTTGTTGCATCACTTGTTGGCATTTCTCGAGTTGATGACTACTGGCACCACTGGCAAGACGTGTTTGCGGGAGGTCTTTTAG GGCTTACAGTGGCTACATTTTGCTATTTGCAGTTTTTTCCTCCTCCTTATCATTCTGAAG GCTGGGGTCCTTATGCGTATTTTAGGATGTTGGAAGAATCTCGTGGTATGACCCAAGTTCCTAGTGTTCAAAATTCTGGTCAAGCGCAGTTAGCAGAGGCTCAGGCTGAGAGCCAAGAGGAACAAGGTTTCCATGGGTGTATGGGGTTAACTTTATCACGGGATCATAATGCAGCATTGAATGACTTTGAATCTGGGAGGGGATAA
- the LOC114397512 gene encoding lipid phosphate phosphatase 2-like isoform X2 yields the protein MGISAVTGAHFSSINFPLIDTKNEEEFRTREVQLGSHTVSSHGYAVARTHKHDWLILLLLVLIVISLYIIHPFHRFVGKDMMTDLKYPLKSNTVPAWAIPIYAILLPIVIFLGVYIRRRDVYDLHHAVLGLLFSVLITAVFTEAIKNAVGRPRPDFFWRCFPDGKDVYDKWGDVICHGDQKVIKEGYKSFPSGHTSGSFSGLGFLSLYLSGKIKAFDRKGHVAKLCIVFLPLLVASLVGISRVDDYWHHWQDVFAGGLLGLTVATFCYLQFFPPPYHSEGWGPYAYFRMLEESRGMTQVPSVQNSGQAQLAEAQAESQEEQGFHGCMGLTLSRDHNAALNDFESGRG from the exons ATGGGGATCTCTGCTGTTACTGGTGCtcacttttcatccattaaTTTTCCATTGATAGACACAAAGAATGAAGAG GAATTCAGGACGAGGGAAGTCCAACTTGGTTCACATACTGTGAGTTCTCATGGATATGCAGTTGCAAGAACACACAAACATGATTGGCTCATTCTCTTGCTCCTCGTGTTGATTGTTATCAGCCTGTACATTATCCATCCTTTCCATCGCTTTGTTGGGAAGGATATGATGACTGATCTCAAATATCCACTGAAGAGTAATACAGTTCCTGCCTGGGCTATTCCT ATATATGCAATTTTATTGCCCATAGTGATCTTTCTTGGTGTCTACATCCGAAGGAGAGACGTCTATGATCTTCATCATGCTGTGCTGG GTTTATTGTTCTCCGTTTTAATAACAGCAGTATTTACTGAGGCAATAAAAAATGCAGTAGGTCGACCTCGACCAGACTTCTTCTGGCGATGTTTTCCAGATGGAAAGGAT GTTTATGATAAATGGGGAGATGTCATTTGTCATGGTGACCAAAAGGTCATAAAGGAAGGATACAAGAGTTTCCCAAGCGGTCATACTTCAG GGTCATTTTCTGGTCTGGGTTTTTTATCATTGTACTTATctggaaaaataaaagcatttgaTCGCAAAGGTCATGTTGCAAAACTTTGCATTGTTTTTCTACCACTACTTGTTGCATCACTTGTTGGCATTTCTCGAGTTGATGACTACTGGCACCACTGGCAAGACGTGTTTGCGGGAGGTCTTTTAG GGCTTACAGTGGCTACATTTTGCTATTTGCAGTTTTTTCCTCCTCCTTATCATTCTGAAG GCTGGGGTCCTTATGCGTATTTTAGGATGTTGGAAGAATCTCGTGGTATGACCCAAGTTCCTAGTGTTCAAAATTCTGGTCAAGCGCAGTTAGCAGAGGCTCAGGCTGAGAGCCAAGAGGAACAAGGTTTCCATGGGTGTATGGGGTTAACTTTATCACGGGATCATAATGCAGCATTGAATGACTTTGAATCTGGGAGGGGATAA
- the LOC114394781 gene encoding uncharacterized protein LOC114394781 has product MQRKSNGKILFAQGKEDFANFLFSFLTFPLGAVVQLLECCSSIGSVDALYKSIVDLDEDYWTTKETKHKVVHPVIAPQFKLTNQLLPICDAPIPEYFCFTKDVYDERDCQRKLISWFLTSQRTRTKRRTETCKGMKFVDPISESGKGEGFAKGPTMYMATDDLVVTPMSSDSLLSLLNRTNILVRDLEEKEVSIGVKEGISILQASLSSTSALTAGLSHLLTKIKEEN; this is encoded by the exons ATgcagagaaaatcaaatggcaaaATACTCTTTGCCCAAGGAAAAGAAGATTTTGCAAACTTTTTATTTAGTTTCCTCACTTTTCCTTTGGGAGCAGTGGTGCAGTTGTTGGAATGCTGTTCTTCTATTGGCAGTGTGGATGCATTGTATAAGAGTATTGTTGATTTAGACGAAGATTATTGGACAACAAAGGAAACAAAGCACAAAGTCGTTCATCCTGTGATCGCTCCACAATTCAAATTAACCAATCAGCTACTCCCAATTTGTGATGCACCCATCCCCGAATATTTTTGTTTCACCAAAGACGTTTATGATGAAAGAGATTGTCAAAGAAAGCTTATTTCTTGGTTTCTAACTTCTCAACGTACGAGAACAAAGAGGCGCACGGAAACATGCAAAGGTATGAAATTCGTTGATCCCATATCCGAGTCAGGAAAAGGTGAGGGATTTGCGAAAGGACCGACAATGTACATGGCAACTGATGATTTGGTTGTGACACCTATGTCGTCCGATAGTTTGTTATCTTTGCTAAACCGTACGAACATTCTCGTTAGGGACTTGGAAGAGAAAGAAGTTAGCATTGGCGTCAAGGAG GGTATAAGCATACTACAAGCATCTTTGTCCTCAACATCAGCTCTAACAGCCGGTCTCAGCCACTTGTTAACCAAAATTAAGGAGGAAAACTGA
- the LOC114397706 gene encoding protein PLASTID MOVEMENT IMPAIRED 2: MDGVKLGSKRVGSVNAAVNFYDDKKPSSRTKELHRARRDIGRYKESKWTAESAKAQAESELSNAKKTANHLSSMIEESNYKAKTQMRDVERLEKWGKGQHGTIVVAKRNENFEYAQVMRELEYLKKELFKLKLDVAYVMEQKSRAEKEIEASNSKMLSCLTTAEELRREIEEANEEQVLAELARIEASKELTDIETQRKQEANEFSFKLESTRRKLKEAIEEIDESKELEMKLAVTISDVDFLQNELKSVKEMDKRVQGDGSAKQLEGRFKKGEESEDSIVLQTITEELEAARKELALVREEGFQFMASLDVIRNELKHVTAETDRLKKKEGKVDSTVQNLNFKILRAKSKLEAVSAAEEKARSIVMSLSHTLEKLKTETEEAKKENEDVSQEVAATKEEIQKVELDIDTTEERLQGVMQELEVAKASEALALEKLKTLTESTMRERALTAQHSSMITISKFEYEYLTNHAASAEEIADKKVAAAEAWIEALKASEKEILMETKIAQRELKESKLEQELEVYTKEKMLSRRVSSSEELDNWPRKREKSSSKNFQRALSRKSIKLNGTITPARGAKFQKTASPAARHISPFTIKKRKKVIPNLTKLFRGKKNTRDR, encoded by the exons ATGGATGGTGTAAAGCTTGgtagcaaaagagttggatcagTTAATGCTGCTGTTAACTTCTATGATGATAAG AAGCCCTCTTCAAGAACAAAGGAACTCCACAGAGCAAGAAGGGATATTGGAAGGTACAAGGAGAGCAAATGGACTGCAGAATCTGCAAAAGCTCAAGCAGAATCTGAGCTTTCGAATGCGAAGAAGACAGCAAACCATCTTTCTTCTATGATTGAGGAGTCAAATTACAAGGCAAAAACACAAATGAGAGATGTAGAAAGACTAGAGAAGTGGGGGAAGGGCCAACATGGGACAATTGTTGTTGCAAAGAGGAATGAAAATTTTGAGTATGCACAAGTCATGAGAGAGTTGGAATATCTCAAAAAGGAACTGTTCAAGCTTAAGCTTGATGTGGCTTATGTGATGGAACAGAAATCGCGGGCAGAGAAGGAAATTGAAGCATCAAACTCGAAGATGCTATCATGTTTAACAACTGCAGAAGAACTTAGAAGGGAGATTGAGGAGGCCAACGAGGAGCAAGTACTTGCTGAACTGGCCAGGATTGAGGCTTCGAAAGAACTGACAGATATTGAGACCCAGAGAAAACAGGAAGCAAATGAATTTTCATTCAAATTGGAAAGCACGAGGAGAAAGTTGAAGGAGGCCATTGAAGAGATTGATGAGTCAAAGGAGCTTGAAATGAAATTGGCTGTGACAATATCAGATGTTGATTTCTTGCAGAATGAGTTAAAGTCAGTTAAGGAAATGGATAAAAGGGTTCAAGGAGATGGGAGTGCAAAGCAATTGGAAGGAAGATTCAAAAAAGGGGAGGAATCAGAAGACTCTATAGTGTTACAAACTATAACAGAAGAATTGGAGGCAGCTAGGAAAGAATTAGCTTTGGTTAGAGAAGAAGGTTTCCAGTTTATGGCCTCTTTGGATGTCATAAGAAATGAGTTAAAGCATGTCACTGCTGAGACAGATAGGTTGAAGAAGAAGGAAGGGAAAGTAGACTCAACAGTTCAAAATCTCAATTTCAAGATTTTGAGAGCAAAGTCTAAATTAGAAGCTGTGTCTGCTGCTGAGGAAAAGGCCAGATCCATAGTCATGAGTCTGTCTCATACTCTTGAAAAGCTGAAGACAGAAACAgaagaagcaaaaaaggaaaatgaggATGTAAGCCAGGAGGTTGCAGCCACCAAGGAAGAAATTCAAAAAGTTGAGTTGGATATAGACACGACCGAGGAAAGATTGCAAGGCGTCATGCAAGAGCTAGAAGTAGCCAAAGCATCTGAAGCTCTAGCCTTAGAGAAGCTGAAAACTCTTACTGAGAGTACCATGAGAGAAAGAGCTTTAACAGCACAGCATAGTTCCATGATAACTATCTCAAAATTTGAGTATGAGTATCTAACAAATCATGCAGCCTCAGCAGAAGAAATTGCTGATAAAAAAGTAGCAGCAGCTGAGGCATGGATTGAAGCTCTCAAGGCCAGCGAGAAGGAAATACTGATGGAAACAAAAATAGCTCAAAGAGAACTCAAAGAATCAAAATTGGAGCAAGAGTTGGAGGTTTACACCAAAGAGAAGATGCTTTCAAGAAGAGTTAGTAGTAGTGAGGAGCTTGACAATTGGCCAAGAAAACGCGAGAAGAGTTCATCCAAGAACTTCCAGAGAGCCTTGTCTAGAAAGAGCATCAAACTTAATGGCACTATAACTCCTGCAAGGGGAGCAAAGTTTCAGAAGACTGCTTCACCTGCAGCTCGGCATATCAGTCCTTTTACTAttaagaagagaaagaaggtAATACCAAATTTGACAAAGCTTTTTAGGGGCAAGAAAAACACTAGGGATAGATAG
- the LOC114395738 gene encoding uncharacterized protein LOC114395738: MESLLPKSIYGGIKSYLRRRRYRRLHGGATVVRRKMAIIRLRGPRRYWRIRAVPRLRWVMRSPLTILTKLKNAYMNFMLKLSGNVGAMNSDNIFEVKRIPKARQVSKGYSRDEFEARLIFEISKTLVASYELHPM; this comes from the coding sequence atggAGTCACTACTTCCCAAGTCAATCTACGGTGGCATCAAGAGTTACTTGAGAAGGCGGCGCTACCGGCGTCTCCACGGCGGCGCCACCGTCGTTAGAAGGAAGATGGCGATCATCCGCTTGAGAGGGCCACGTAGGTATTGGAGGATCAGAGCAGTTCCAAGGCTTAGATGGGTGATGAGATCACCATTGACGATTTTGACAAAGCTCAAGAATGCTTATATGAACTTTATGTTGAAGCTGTCAGGGAACGTAGGTGCTATGAACAGTGATAACATCTTTGAAGTGAAACGGATTCCAAAGGCTCGTCAAGTGTCTAAGGGCTATTCCCGTGATGAATTTGAGGCCAGGCTCATTTTTGAGATTTCTAAGACCTTGGTTGCTTCCTATGAACTTCATCCCATGTAG
- the LOC114397451 gene encoding uncharacterized protein LOC114397451: MADIVSKHQVTLKLWVNKERNKVFFAKAEKDFVDVLISFLTLPLGTIVRLANKESNMDLVEFGSLSSLYKSVENLDNECLCTDTCKEMLLRPRNSLEAYCRNMKLNIDDTEPTKYLVCNDLVNCRHYYPVLLSTFRNKRCSCGNTLGKPISPESQCSNVFDGFVKSNATFMITDDLKVLSDSLNTILSVLMSSGLENASLLTEMTVSITKTQVSLFTLP; this comes from the coding sequence ATGGCTGATATTGTAAGTAAGCATCAGGTTACCTTGAAGCTTTGGGTAAACAAAGAACGCAACAAAGTTTTCTTTGCCAAGGCAGAAAAGGACTTCGTGGACGTTCTGATTAGCTTCTTAACATTGCCGTTGGGCACCATTGTAAGACTTGCGAACAAGGAGTCTAATATGGATCTAGTTGAATTTGGCTCACTGAGCTCACTATATAAAAGTGTGGAAAATCTTGATAATGAGTGTCTATGCACAGATACGTGCAAAGAAATGCTGCTGCGACCGAGGAACTCATTGGAAGCTTACTGCAGGAATATGAAGCTAAACATTGACGACACAGAACCCACCAAGTACTTGGTATGTAACGACTTGGTCAATTGTCGACACTACTACCCGGTCTTGTTGAGCACCTTCAGAAATAAAAGGTGCAGCTGTGGGAACACATTGGGAAAACCGATTTCTCCTGAAAGTCAATGCTCAAATGTTTTTGATGGTTTTGTCAAGAGTAATGCTACTTTTATGATCACGGACGATCTGAAAGTTTTGTCAGACTCATTGAATACTATCCTTTCTGTACTTATGAGCTCTGGATTAGAGAACGCGTCTTTGCTGACTGAAATGACAGTGTCTATAACGAAGACCCAGGTTTCTTTATTTACACTgccttaa